A part of Saccopteryx bilineata isolate mSacBil1 chromosome 8, mSacBil1_pri_phased_curated, whole genome shotgun sequence genomic DNA contains:
- the GHSR gene encoding growth hormone secretagogue receptor type 1 — translation MWNATLIEEPGSNLTLPDLGWDAPSDNDSLAEELLLFPAPLLAGVTATCVALLVVGIAGNLLTMLVVSRFRELRTTTNLYLSSMAFSDLLIFLCMPLDLVRLWQYRPWNFGSLLCKLFQFVSESCTYATVLTITALSVERYFAICFPLRAKVVVTKGRVKLVILVIWAVAFCSAGPIFVLVGVEHENGTDPRDTSECRATEFAVSSGLLTVMVWVSSVFFFLPVFCLTVLYSLIGRKLWRRRRGEALAASLRDQSHKQTVKMLAVVVFAFILCWLPFHVGRYLFSKSFEPGSLEIAQISQYCNLVSFVLFYLSAAINPILYNIMSKKYRAAVFRLLGFKPFSQRKLSTLKDESSRVWTESSINTRPSTSLSKVIAYYSTLEAITQQNLGGS, via the exons ATGTGGAACGCGACGCTGATCGAGGAGCCAGGGTCCAACCTGACGCTGCCGGACCTGGGCTGGGACGCTCCCTCGGACAACGACTCACTGGCCGAAGAGCTGCTGCTGTTCCCGGCGCCGCTGCTGGCCGGCGTCACCGCCACCTGCGTGGCGCTCCTCGTAGTGGGCATCGCGGGCAACCTGCTCACCATGCTGGTGGTGTCGCGCTTCCGCGAGCTGCGCACTACCACCAACCTCTACCTGTCCAGCATGGCCTTCTCCGACCTGCTCATCTTCCTCTGCATGCCCCTCGACCTCGTCCGCCTCTGGCAGTACCGGCCCTGGAACTTCGGCAGCCTGCTCTGCAAACTCTTCCAGTTCGTCAGCGAGAGCTGCACCTACGCCACGGTGCTCACCATCACGGCGCTGAGCGTCGAGCGCTACTTCGCCATCTGCTTTCCGCTGCGGGCCAAGGTGGTGGTCACCAAAGGCCGGGTGAAGCTGGTCATCCTTGTCATCTGGGCCGTGGCCTTCTGCAGCGCCGGGCCCATCTTCGTGCTGGTGGGCGTGGAGCACGAGAACGGCACCGACCCTCGGGACACCAGCGAGTGCCGCGCCACCGAGTTCGCCGTGAGCTCGGGACTGCTCACCGTCATGGTGTGGGTGTCCAGCGTCTTCTTCTTCCTGCCGGTCTTCTGCCTCACTGTGCTGTACAGCCTCATCGGCAGGAAGCTGTGGCGCAGAAGGCGCGGCGAGGCGCTGGCCGCCTCGCTCCGGGACCAGAGCCACAAGCAAACCGTGAAAATGCTGG CTGTAGTGGTGTTTGCTTTCATCCTCTGCTGGCTGCCCTTCCACGTAGGGCggtatttattttccaagtcCTTCGAGCCTGGTTCCCTGGAGATTGCTCAAATCAGCCAATACTGCAACCTCGTATCCTTTGTCCTCTTCTACCTCAGCGCTGCTATCAACCCCATTCTGTACAACATCATGTCCAAGAAGTACCGGGCAGCAGTGTTCAGACTTCTAGGATTTAAACCATTCTCCCAGAGGAAGCTCTCCACTCTAAAGGATGAAAGTTCTCGGGTCTGGACAGAATCTAGTATTAATACAAGACCAAGCACATCATTGAGCAAAGTTATCGCTTACTATTCTACACTGGAAGCCATAACACAGCAGAACTTGGGAGGAAGTTGA